The proteins below are encoded in one region of Halalkalicoccus jeotgali B3:
- a CDS encoding DUF7511 domain-containing protein: MSTSQLSDDPGGSLRLITHEDGRALDRWTLAPTDPDDDQRYTAWISADPETLVDLETRR, translated from the coding sequence GTGAGCACCTCACAGCTCTCGGACGACCCCGGTGGCTCGCTTCGGCTCATCACCCACGAGGACGGCCGGGCGCTCGATCGCTGGACGCTCGCCCCAACGGACCCCGACGACGACCAGCGCTACACCGCCTGGATCAGCGCCGATCCCGAGACGCTCGTCGACCTCGAAACACGCCGTTAA
- a CDS encoding VOC family protein has protein sequence MIEVSDVDHVAIRVGDIERALAFYHDLLGLPIRDREAFENDELPFVACVAGGRHLHLVPTDEPIDVGGEHVCLLVRSGETDSRGAIEAYLEDLREAGVEVEAGEPRERLGAYGRDWAAYVRDPDGRRVELKFH, from the coding sequence ATGATCGAGGTTTCGGACGTCGACCACGTCGCGATCCGCGTCGGGGACATCGAGCGGGCCCTCGCGTTCTACCACGACCTGCTCGGCCTGCCGATCAGGGACCGCGAGGCCTTCGAGAACGACGAGTTGCCCTTCGTCGCCTGCGTCGCCGGCGGGCGCCACCTGCACCTCGTGCCCACCGACGAGCCCATCGACGTGGGTGGCGAACACGTCTGTCTGCTGGTTCGCTCCGGGGAGACCGACTCCCGTGGGGCGATCGAGGCGTACCTCGAGGACCTGCGCGAGGCCGGCGTCGAGGTGGAAGCGGGCGAACCCCGCGAGCGCCTCGGCGCCTACGGCCGCGACTGGGCGGCGTACGTCCGCGATCCCGACGGCCGGCGGGTCGAACTCAAGTTCCACTGA
- a CDS encoding PAS domain S-box protein, whose translation MVARERRHLHEHERAFRRFTENADEGFWISDPDFRTISVNSAFEEIWGRPHEVLCGDSGAVIEAIHPEDRERVEQGITHMTETGEFDETYRVQRPDGTVRWVHDRGFPVYDSAGEFVNIAGIATDVTERRRIGAELRRNRARTERIVETSPVMLLVLGADRIITFANERAEELAGVEDVAGTPFERFPWELLGPDGGEKSDESDGPWPENREPVSSDRKPFALVRERERPVYDLQYPAWIGGTFRWLDINGAPLFDDGEFDGAVFAVEDVTDRKRRERALAALHESSREMMRADSSEAVYEVAVAAADDALALSRVACYRLEPEGYALEPAAHSAAATEFVEENDRIESGPIWEAFVEGRLIRGTGHAAIPLGSHGVFVLLNPAAESLSPVRILCNNAEAALDRTDREGVLQAQSETLRRANDELERLNVLTDLVRDVTTALVRADSREEIAATVCERLAASERYRFAWIGDETGSPTAWAGITEAALAGIAAAGSDAECEPPAARALSSADDDPVVEGDLLSGADPDRRADALSNGYRSVAAVALTHHGRTYGVLSVYADREGAFTGDEREVLSELGRTVGYAIDAVEARTALTSDGVTELRVSIDDPGALPVELAGSAELDHRGLVPRADGSISWFVAVEASLDRVRETAAEDDRIESLQELLTEGTTLVECAVRSPCLFTPFVEHGATITAVTVEGTRTVITAEATAADSRALSAALEREYDAEPIGKRTFDRPPRTREERRGEATGKLTDRQREILEIAHHSGYFETPRRITGAELAERLGVNRSTFHRTLRAAEQATFEALLE comes from the coding sequence ATGGTGGCCCGAGAGCGCCGGCACCTCCACGAGCACGAGCGGGCGTTCCGGCGGTTCACCGAGAACGCCGACGAGGGGTTCTGGATCAGCGATCCGGATTTTCGAACGATCTCCGTCAACTCGGCGTTCGAGGAGATCTGGGGGCGCCCTCACGAGGTGCTCTGTGGCGATTCCGGAGCGGTGATCGAGGCGATCCACCCCGAGGACCGCGAACGGGTCGAGCAGGGGATCACCCACATGACCGAGACGGGCGAGTTCGACGAGACCTACCGGGTCCAGCGCCCGGACGGGACGGTGCGTTGGGTCCACGACAGGGGGTTTCCCGTTTACGATTCGGCCGGCGAGTTCGTCAACATCGCCGGGATCGCGACCGACGTCACCGAGCGCCGGCGGATCGGCGCCGAACTCCGGCGAAACCGCGCTCGCACCGAGCGGATCGTCGAGACGAGTCCCGTGATGTTGCTGGTGCTTGGCGCGGATCGGATCATCACGTTCGCGAACGAGCGCGCCGAGGAGTTGGCCGGGGTCGAGGACGTCGCCGGCACGCCCTTCGAGCGGTTCCCGTGGGAGTTGTTGGGACCCGACGGGGGAGAAAAGAGCGACGAAAGCGACGGCCCGTGGCCCGAGAATCGAGAGCCGGTATCGTCCGACCGCAAACCGTTCGCCCTCGTCAGAGAACGGGAACGCCCGGTGTATGACCTGCAGTACCCGGCGTGGATCGGGGGGACGTTTCGCTGGCTCGACATCAACGGCGCGCCGCTTTTCGACGACGGCGAGTTCGACGGTGCGGTGTTCGCCGTCGAGGACGTGACCGACAGGAAGCGACGCGAGCGGGCGCTGGCGGCGCTCCACGAGAGCTCCCGAGAGATGATGCGCGCCGACTCTTCGGAGGCGGTCTACGAGGTCGCCGTCGCGGCGGCCGACGACGCGTTGGCGCTCTCGCGGGTCGCGTGCTATCGGCTCGAACCCGAGGGCTACGCGCTCGAACCAGCGGCCCACAGCGCCGCGGCAACCGAGTTCGTCGAGGAGAACGACCGGATCGAATCGGGGCCGATCTGGGAGGCGTTCGTCGAGGGGCGTCTCATCCGCGGGACGGGACACGCGGCGATCCCGCTCGGATCACACGGGGTGTTCGTCCTCCTCAACCCGGCCGCGGAGTCGCTCTCGCCGGTGCGGATCCTCTGTAACAACGCGGAGGCCGCCCTCGACCGGACCGACCGCGAGGGCGTCCTGCAGGCCCAAAGCGAGACGCTCAGGCGGGCCAACGACGAACTCGAACGGCTCAACGTCCTCACCGACCTCGTGCGCGACGTGACGACGGCGCTCGTCCGGGCCGATTCGCGCGAGGAGATCGCCGCCACCGTCTGTGAGCGTCTGGCGGCGAGCGAGCGCTATCGCTTCGCGTGGATCGGCGACGAGACCGGGAGCCCGACGGCGTGGGCCGGCATCACCGAGGCGGCGCTCGCGGGGATCGCCGCCGCGGGATCGGACGCGGAGTGCGAACCGCCCGCGGCCCGCGCGCTTTCGAGCGCCGATGACGATCCCGTCGTCGAGGGCGACCTGCTTTCCGGCGCCGATCCCGACCGGCGCGCCGACGCCCTCTCGAATGGCTATCGGTCGGTGGCGGCGGTCGCGCTCACACACCACGGGCGGACCTACGGCGTGTTGAGCGTCTACGCCGACCGCGAGGGGGCGTTTACGGGTGACGAACGCGAGGTGCTCTCGGAGCTCGGCCGGACGGTCGGCTACGCCATCGACGCGGTCGAGGCGCGGACCGCGCTGACCAGCGACGGGGTCACCGAACTGCGCGTGTCGATCGACGACCCCGGGGCCCTGCCCGTCGAACTGGCCGGCAGCGCCGAACTCGACCATCGGGGGCTCGTCCCGCGTGCGGACGGCTCGATCAGCTGGTTCGTCGCCGTCGAGGCCTCCCTCGACCGGGTCCGCGAGACGGCCGCCGAGGACGACCGCATCGAGAGCCTGCAGGAACTGCTCACCGAGGGGACGACGCTGGTCGAGTGTGCCGTGCGCTCGCCGTGTCTGTTCACCCCGTTCGTCGAGCACGGGGCGACGATCACGGCCGTGACGGTCGAGGGGACGCGAACCGTCATCACCGCCGAGGCGACCGCGGCCGACTCGCGGGCGCTCTCGGCGGCGCTCGAACGCGAGTACGACGCCGAACCGATCGGCAAGCGGACCTTCGACCGGCCGCCCCGAACCCGCGAGGAGCGACGCGGGGAGGCGACGGGAAAGCTGACCGACCGCCAGCGCGAGATCCTCGAAATCGCCCACCACAGCGGCTACTTCGAGACGCCCCGGCGGATCACGGGCGCGGAACTCGCCGAGCGACTGGGCGTCAACCGCTCGACGTTCCACCGCACGCTCCGGGCGGCCGAGCAGGCGACGTTCGAGGCGCTACTGGAGTGA
- a CDS encoding MoaD/ThiS family protein encodes MSAIETAGEASQHRTTVTVVCTGHVYTAVGEHRFPYTFEGTTLRELLEELFEEYDIADMLIAETEADATAHGWATPPETLPGTWKKNPEGEQTRAYARVTINGRFNEHYEGLDTELDEGDRVGLIYPFMFCC; translated from the coding sequence GTGAGCGCAATAGAGACCGCAGGCGAGGCGAGCCAGCACAGAACCACCGTGACCGTCGTCTGTACCGGCCACGTCTACACCGCGGTCGGCGAGCACCGCTTTCCCTACACGTTCGAGGGTACCACCCTGCGCGAGTTGCTCGAAGAACTGTTCGAGGAGTACGACATCGCCGACATGCTGATCGCCGAGACCGAGGCCGACGCGACCGCCCACGGCTGGGCGACACCACCCGAAACCCTTCCGGGCACCTGGAAGAAGAACCCCGAAGGCGAGCAGACCCGCGCGTACGCCCGCGTCACGATCAACGGCCGGTTCAACGAACACTACGAGGGACTCGACACCGAACTCGACGAGGGCGACCGGGTGGGGTTGATCTACCCGTTCATGTTCTGCTGTTAG
- a CDS encoding cobalamin-binding protein — translation MNVLTLLPSATEIVCALGVTPVGVSHSCDHPPAVGELPTITRSRVDAGADSATIDEQVLAAERAGGVYEIRMDELERAEPDLIVTQGVCEVCAVDTVLVREAVEELDLDCEVLTTDPHSLEDVLVDIERIGRALGREQRAGELLADLRARVEAVRKRSPDDAERPRVLDIDWMDPVMIGGHWVPELFEIAGAEYGLVEAGEASTPVEWDSVVEYDPEALAVAPCGFDLKQTLANLGDLRNREGWSELTAVREGRVVLVDGSAYLNRPSHRLVDSLEALASTLHPDRFDDPPAGAVRRLTAPRSLD, via the coding sequence ATGAACGTCCTCACCCTGTTGCCCTCGGCCACGGAGATCGTCTGTGCGCTCGGGGTCACGCCCGTCGGCGTCTCCCATAGCTGCGATCACCCGCCGGCTGTCGGCGAGCTTCCGACGATCACGCGCTCGCGGGTCGACGCCGGTGCCGACAGCGCGACCATCGACGAGCAGGTGCTGGCGGCCGAGCGCGCGGGCGGGGTCTACGAGATCCGCATGGACGAACTCGAACGCGCGGAGCCCGACCTGATCGTCACCCAGGGGGTCTGTGAGGTCTGTGCGGTCGATACCGTTCTCGTCCGGGAGGCCGTCGAGGAACTCGATCTCGACTGTGAGGTCCTGACGACCGATCCCCACAGTCTGGAGGATGTCCTTGTCGATATCGAACGCATCGGGCGCGCGTTGGGTCGGGAGCAACGGGCTGGCGAGCTCCTCGCGGACCTGCGAGCGCGCGTCGAGGCGGTCCGCAAACGCAGCCCGGACGACGCCGAGCGCCCGCGCGTGCTCGACATCGACTGGATGGATCCCGTCATGATCGGGGGCCACTGGGTGCCCGAACTGTTCGAGATCGCGGGCGCGGAGTACGGGCTGGTGGAGGCCGGCGAGGCCTCGACGCCCGTCGAGTGGGACTCCGTGGTAGAGTACGACCCCGAGGCGCTCGCGGTCGCGCCCTGCGGGTTCGACCTCAAGCAGACGCTCGCGAACCTCGGTGACCTCCGGAACCGGGAGGGATGGTCCGAACTGACGGCCGTCCGCGAGGGGCGGGTCGTCCTCGTCGACGGCTCGGCGTACCTCAACCGCCCGAGCCACCGGCTCGTCGATTCGCTCGAAGCGCTCGCGAGCACACTCCACCCCGACCGGTTCGACGACCCCCCGGCCGGCGCGGTCCGTCGCCTCACTGCACCCCGGTCTCTCGACTGA
- a CDS encoding GIY-YIG nuclease family protein, which translates to MGGTYTLLIALDSSATITVGALGPQEFPTGSYAYTGSAFGPGGFSRVKRHRELARGERDTRHWHVDYLLGHPDAGIEAVVRTPDRDVECAVARALPDAGIAGFGASDCECGSHLAYGDGRDELLGAIERAHDAPEDT; encoded by the coding sequence ATGGGCGGCACCTACACCCTCCTGATCGCGCTCGACTCCTCGGCGACGATCACCGTCGGCGCGCTCGGCCCGCAGGAGTTCCCGACCGGGAGCTACGCCTACACCGGCAGCGCCTTCGGGCCCGGCGGCTTCTCGCGGGTCAAGCGCCACCGCGAACTCGCCCGCGGCGAGCGCGATACGCGCCACTGGCACGTCGATTACCTGCTCGGGCATCCCGACGCGGGAATCGAGGCGGTCGTCCGCACCCCCGACCGCGACGTCGAGTGTGCGGTCGCCCGCGCGCTTCCGGACGCGGGGATCGCGGGCTTCGGGGCCTCGGACTGCGAGTGTGGGTCCCATCTGGCCTACGGCGACGGGCGCGACGAACTGCTCGGGGCGATCGAGCGCGCACACGACGCCCCCGAGGACACGTAA
- a CDS encoding phosphotransacetylase family protein produces the protein MTRTVLITGTEDSTGKTAIALALGQLAAENGLSVGYMKPRGTRLQSNVGKTIDEDPMLARELLDIEAEMHELEPVVYSPTFIEEAIRGREDSEELRATIRENFEALSEERDLMLVEGASDLDVGGIVSLTDPDLAELLDAEVILVSPYQSAGDTDAVLGAADRLGERLAGVVFNAVGDASFASLESDTVPFLEGRGVPVLGALPRTQELAGVTVSELADELGAELLTSAATDAFVERFLVGAMGGDSALRHFRRARNAALITGGDRSDIQTVALEASGVKCLVLTGGLQPSSAVVGKAEERDVPIMTVRSDTLSTIERAEDVVRRGRTRSPETVARMRALLTDHADTDAILGTE, from the coding sequence ATGACCCGAACCGTACTCATCACCGGCACCGAGGACAGCACAGGAAAGACAGCGATCGCGCTCGCGTTGGGGCAGTTGGCGGCCGAAAACGGCCTGAGCGTGGGCTACATGAAACCGCGGGGCACCCGCCTCCAGAGCAACGTCGGCAAGACGATCGACGAGGACCCGATGCTCGCCCGGGAACTGCTCGACATCGAGGCCGAGATGCACGAACTCGAACCCGTCGTCTACTCGCCGACGTTCATCGAGGAGGCGATCCGCGGCCGGGAGGACTCCGAGGAGCTCCGTGCGACGATCAGGGAGAACTTCGAGGCGCTTTCCGAAGAGCGGGACCTGATGCTCGTCGAGGGTGCGAGCGACCTCGACGTCGGCGGGATCGTTTCGCTCACCGACCCCGACCTCGCCGAACTGCTCGACGCCGAGGTGATCCTGGTCTCGCCCTACCAGAGTGCGGGCGACACCGACGCGGTCCTCGGAGCGGCAGATCGACTCGGCGAGCGCCTCGCGGGCGTCGTCTTCAACGCCGTGGGCGACGCGAGTTTCGCCTCGCTAGAGTCGGACACCGTCCCCTTCCTCGAAGGCCGCGGCGTCCCGGTCCTCGGTGCGCTCCCACGAACGCAGGAGTTGGCGGGCGTCACCGTCTCGGAACTCGCCGACGAGCTCGGTGCGGAGCTACTGACGAGTGCCGCCACCGACGCGTTCGTCGAGCGCTTTCTCGTCGGGGCGATGGGCGGAGACTCGGCGCTTCGTCACTTTCGGCGGGCCCGCAACGCCGCGTTGATTACCGGCGGGGACCGCTCGGATATCCAGACGGTGGCCCTCGAAGCCTCCGGCGTGAAGTGTCTCGTCCTCACGGGCGGGCTTCAGCCGTCGAGTGCGGTGGTCGGCAAGGCAGAGGAGAGGGACGTCCCGATCATGACCGTGCGCTCGGATACGCTCTCGACGATCGAGCGCGCGGAGGACGTCGTCAGGCGCGGGCGGACCCGCAGTCCCGAGACGGTCGCACGGATGCGCGCGCTGCTCACCGACCACGCCGACACCGACGCGATCCTCGGGACCGAGTGA
- a CDS encoding helix-turn-helix domain-containing protein — MTEARLAVTLPEGVWIADVTTAHPETTVRVLAAMPGENVGFGLARVEEPGVDAVLEGMDAAADVTSLSVLRRGDRGALVQFETTQPLLVLSARESGIALEPPVEIHEGVATVEVTASRERLSELGEQLRAFGLGFEVEYVREGSDRERVLTDRQREVLLMAVEAGYYETPRRCSLTDLAAALGVAKSTASETLHRAEGAVIERFAAERFEETSL, encoded by the coding sequence ATGACCGAGGCGCGACTCGCGGTCACGCTCCCCGAGGGGGTCTGGATCGCCGACGTCACGACGGCCCACCCCGAGACGACCGTCCGGGTGCTGGCGGCGATGCCCGGCGAAAACGTCGGGTTCGGGCTGGCGCGCGTCGAGGAACCCGGCGTCGACGCGGTCCTCGAGGGGATGGACGCCGCAGCGGACGTCACGTCGCTGTCGGTGCTCCGCCGGGGCGACCGGGGGGCGCTCGTCCAGTTCGAGACGACCCAGCCGCTGCTCGTGCTCTCGGCTCGGGAGTCCGGGATCGCCCTCGAACCGCCCGTCGAGATCCACGAGGGGGTCGCCACCGTCGAGGTCACTGCCTCGCGTGAACGCCTCTCGGAGCTGGGCGAGCAGTTGCGCGCGTTCGGACTCGGCTTCGAGGTCGAGTACGTCCGCGAGGGAAGCGATCGCGAGCGGGTTCTCACCGACCGCCAGCGCGAGGTCCTGCTGATGGCCGTCGAGGCGGGCTACTACGAGACGCCACGGCGGTGTTCGCTGACCGATCTGGCGGCGGCACTCGGCGTCGCGAAGTCGACCGCGAGCGAGACGCTTCACCGGGCGGAAGGGGCGGTAATCGAGCGGTTCGCGGCCGAGCGGTTCGAGGAGACGTCGCTCTGA
- a CDS encoding GTP cyclohydrolase III — MTRTQITLVQIDNYGPWTVTPEPRREVDLQTLQSRLYADLCQQIGREGGYVFFARFDNMIAVTNGLDWADHELIQESIANRYPVSVSMGIGTGTTPQEALAEATGVLQTAGSAQDGTRTEILGGDVLDEDERAAKGVQVAHFDVIDVTGTYTDRVDAFETFIAIEQGYAALMRYMYGQHDSLSFFVGGDNVIAVCPDLPASAYEDAIVHVSGEVGVDLQVGVGRGASAHDAGMAAKHALEECRHNGTRVERALPADD; from the coding sequence GTGACGAGGACACAGATCACGCTGGTCCAGATCGACAACTACGGACCGTGGACCGTCACCCCGGAACCACGCCGGGAGGTCGATCTCCAGACGCTCCAGTCGCGGCTGTACGCCGACCTCTGTCAGCAGATCGGGCGCGAGGGGGGGTACGTCTTCTTCGCCCGCTTCGACAACATGATCGCCGTCACCAACGGCCTCGACTGGGCCGACCACGAACTGATTCAGGAGTCGATCGCCAATCGCTATCCCGTTTCGGTCAGCATGGGGATCGGCACCGGCACCACCCCGCAAGAAGCGCTCGCAGAGGCCACCGGCGTGCTTCAGACCGCCGGCAGCGCACAGGACGGAACGCGCACCGAGATCCTCGGGGGTGACGTCCTCGACGAGGACGAACGCGCCGCCAAGGGCGTCCAGGTCGCCCACTTCGACGTGATCGACGTCACGGGCACCTACACCGACCGGGTCGACGCCTTCGAGACGTTCATCGCCATCGAACAGGGGTACGCCGCGTTGATGCGGTACATGTACGGCCAACACGACTCGCTTTCCTTTTTCGTCGGCGGCGACAACGTCATCGCCGTCTGTCCCGACCTCCCGGCGAGCGCCTACGAGGACGCCATCGTCCACGTCTCTGGCGAAGTCGGTGTCGACCTCCAGGTCGGCGTGGGACGGGGCGCGAGCGCCCACGACGCCGGGATGGCCGCCAAACACGCCCTAGAGGAGTGTCGCCACAACGGTACCCGCGTCGAACGCGCCCTGCCCGCCGACGACTGA
- a CDS encoding MFS transporter, whose translation MGRWTYRATVITLCTLAFFATMVARLVISPVLPEIEAEFGVSSAITGLALTGMWMAYSLSQFPSGVLADRYGERRVILAAVGLTAVASGLLALSPSIHVFVLLTVCLGGVAGLHYSVATTLLTKEFENIGSAIGIHNSGAPLAGLLAPIAAAAVAGWVGWRYSIALGAVCAAPIALVFAWKVRDTEPARPNQPMGERIALGPVIELLTRPQIAFTALVAICFEFVWQATASFLPTFLVAHHGYSIGMASALFSAYFVIHGLTQPAVGSLSDRFGRDRTATVCAVLGIAGYGLLVLGSGLLAIALAIGLVGTAMSWGAAVLPRFMDHLSPEERGAGFGLVRTSYMLVSATGSAVVGTVADFASWGIAFSVFLLLLSAVACALVANRTLDLGL comes from the coding sequence ATGGGACGGTGGACCTACCGGGCGACGGTCATCACGCTGTGTACGCTCGCGTTCTTCGCGACGATGGTCGCCCGGCTGGTCATCAGCCCGGTCCTCCCGGAGATCGAGGCCGAGTTCGGCGTCTCCTCCGCGATCACCGGCCTCGCGTTGACGGGGATGTGGATGGCCTACTCGCTCTCGCAGTTCCCCTCGGGCGTGCTCGCTGATCGCTACGGCGAGCGGCGGGTGATCCTCGCGGCGGTCGGGCTCACGGCGGTCGCGAGCGGCCTGCTCGCGCTCTCGCCGTCGATCCACGTCTTCGTCCTGTTGACGGTCTGTCTGGGCGGGGTCGCGGGGCTCCACTACAGTGTTGCGACCACACTGTTGACCAAGGAGTTCGAGAACATCGGCTCGGCGATCGGGATCCACAACTCGGGGGCGCCGCTTGCCGGCCTGCTCGCGCCGATCGCCGCCGCGGCGGTCGCCGGCTGGGTGGGCTGGCGCTACTCGATCGCGCTGGGGGCGGTCTGTGCGGCCCCGATTGCCCTCGTCTTCGCGTGGAAAGTGAGAGACACCGAGCCCGCACGCCCGAACCAGCCCATGGGCGAGCGGATCGCGCTCGGGCCCGTCATCGAGCTGTTGACCCGCCCGCAGATCGCCTTCACCGCGCTCGTGGCGATCTGTTTCGAGTTCGTCTGGCAGGCGACCGCCTCGTTTCTGCCGACGTTTCTGGTCGCCCACCACGGCTACTCCATCGGGATGGCGAGCGCGCTGTTCTCGGCCTACTTCGTGATTCACGGGCTGACACAGCCGGCGGTCGGCTCGCTGTCGGATCGCTTCGGTCGGGACCGCACCGCGACCGTGTGTGCCGTCCTCGGGATCGCGGGCTACGGCCTGCTGGTCCTCGGCTCCGGATTGCTCGCGATCGCACTCGCCATCGGACTCGTCGGCACGGCCATGAGCTGGGGGGCGGCGGTCCTGCCACGGTTCATGGACCACCTCTCGCCCGAGGAGCGCGGTGCGGGGTTCGGGCTGGTACGCACGAGCTACATGCTCGTGAGCGCGACCGGCAGCGCGGTCGTGGGCACCGTCGCCGACTTCGCCTCGTGGGGTATCGCCTTCTCGGTGTTTCTCCTCTTGCTCTCGGCCGTCGCCTGCGCGCTGGTGGCGAACCGGACGCTGGATCTCGGGCTATAG
- a CDS encoding acetate--CoA ligase family protein, producing MADLTGLFAPERVAVVGATPGEGSVGRAITANLIEGFSGEVVGVNPNYGTVLGVECVDSLADAGEPDLAVVVVPPGIAIEVVREAGEVGVENVVVITAGFGETGSEGATRERELREVAREYDLNLVGPNSLGIMSTSVGLNATFGPDDALEGNLSFMSQSGAFITAVIDWANDQGIGFNDVVSLGNKAVLDEADFVEAWNEDDGTDVVIGYLEGIEEGREFIETAREVTRDTPVVLVKSGRTDAGAQAASSHTGTIAGSERAYEAGLAQAGVLRAESVQELFDSAQMLANQPLPEGESVAVITNAGGPGVMSTDAVGDSRLSMASFSEDTLERFRESLPAEGNIYNPVDIVGDADIERFADALEAALSDPNVGMALVLSAPTAVLDYEVLAERTVELREEYDKPVAACFMGGERVAPAAELLREAGIPNYFDPARAVDSLDSLARYREISAREYDAPTAFDVDRERVRELLDRAEERGDNRIGVEAMGILDAYGIPIPEREVVSDPVEAERVAESIDGEAVMKIVSPDIMHKSDIGGVKVGVPESEVYDAYEDLVARARNYQPDATLLGVQIQEMVDLDRGVETIVGTNRDPQFGPLLLFGLGGIFVETLEDVTVRIAPVSESEATEMIDGIDAAPLLRGARGREPVDETAITETIGRLSQLVTDFPEIVELDINPLVVTPEGATAIDIALTVEQ from the coding sequence GTGGCCGATCTGACGGGGCTATTCGCTCCCGAGCGGGTCGCGGTGGTCGGGGCCACCCCCGGCGAGGGATCGGTCGGCCGCGCCATCACCGCGAACCTGATCGAGGGGTTCTCGGGCGAGGTCGTCGGCGTCAACCCGAACTACGGGACGGTATTGGGCGTCGAGTGTGTCGACTCGCTGGCCGACGCGGGCGAGCCCGACCTCGCGGTGGTGGTCGTCCCGCCCGGGATCGCGATCGAGGTCGTCCGGGAGGCCGGCGAGGTCGGGGTGGAGAACGTCGTCGTCATCACTGCGGGCTTCGGCGAAACCGGAAGCGAAGGGGCGACCCGCGAGCGCGAGCTCCGGGAGGTCGCACGCGAGTACGACCTGAACCTCGTCGGCCCCAACAGCTTAGGAATCATGAGTACCTCCGTCGGACTGAACGCCACGTTCGGCCCCGACGACGCCTTGGAGGGAAACCTCTCGTTTATGAGCCAGTCGGGCGCGTTCATCACCGCGGTCATCGACTGGGCCAACGACCAGGGGATCGGCTTCAACGACGTCGTTTCCCTGGGGAACAAAGCGGTACTGGACGAAGCGGATTTCGTCGAGGCATGGAACGAAGACGACGGGACGGACGTCGTTATCGGCTACCTCGAAGGGATCGAGGAGGGCCGGGAGTTCATCGAGACGGCCCGTGAGGTCACCCGAGACACCCCGGTCGTGCTGGTCAAGTCCGGCCGGACGGACGCCGGCGCACAGGCCGCCTCCTCGCATACGGGGACCATCGCCGGCTCCGAGCGCGCCTACGAGGCCGGACTGGCGCAGGCTGGCGTCCTCCGGGCCGAATCGGTGCAGGAACTCTTCGATTCGGCCCAGATGCTCGCGAACCAACCGCTGCCCGAGGGAGAGTCGGTCGCCGTCATCACCAATGCCGGCGGCCCCGGCGTAATGTCGACCGACGCGGTCGGCGATTCGCGACTCTCGATGGCCTCCTTTTCGGAGGACACGCTCGAACGCTTCCGCGAGTCGCTCCCGGCCGAAGGGAACATCTACAACCCCGTCGACATCGTCGGCGACGCCGATATCGAGCGCTTCGCGGACGCGCTCGAGGCGGCGCTTTCCGACCCGAACGTCGGGATGGCGCTCGTCCTCTCGGCGCCCACCGCGGTGCTCGACTACGAGGTGCTTGCCGAGCGGACCGTCGAGCTGCGCGAGGAGTACGACAAGCCCGTCGCGGCCTGCTTCATGGGCGGCGAGCGCGTCGCACCCGCGGCCGAACTGCTGCGGGAGGCGGGGATCCCCAACTACTTCGACCCCGCCCGCGCGGTCGACAGCCTCGATTCGCTCGCACGGTATCGCGAGATCAGCGCGAGGGAGTACGACGCCCCGACGGCGTTCGACGTCGACCGCGAGCGCGTCCGGGAGTTGCTCGATCGCGCCGAGGAGCGCGGCGACAACCGCATCGGTGTCGAGGCGATGGGAATACTGGATGCCTACGGGATCCCGATTCCGGAGAGAGAGGTCGTCTCCGATCCCGTCGAGGCCGAGCGCGTCGCGGAATCGATCGACGGCGAGGCCGTGATGAAGATCGTCTCGCCCGACATCATGCACAAGTCCGACATCGGCGGGGTGAAGGTCGGCGTTCCGGAGAGCGAGGTCTACGACGCCTACGAGGACCTCGTGGCCCGCGCGCGCAACTACCAGCCCGACGCGACGCTGCTTGGTGTGCAGATCCAGGAGATGGTCGATCTCGACCGCGGGGTCGAGACGATCGTCGGGACGAACCGCGACCCGCAGTTCGGCCCGCTCCTCCTCTTCGGCCTCGGCGGGATCTTCGTCGAGACCCTAGAGGACGTCACCGTCAGGATCGCACCCGTCAGCGAGAGTGAGGCGACCGAGATGATCGACGGGATCGACGCCGCCCCCCTGCTGCGGGGCGCTCGCGGGCGCGAGCCCGTCGACGAGACCGCGATAACCGAGACGATCGGACGGCTCTCACAGCTCGTTACCGACTTCCCCGAGATCGTGGAACTGGACATCAACCCGCTGGTCGTCACGCCCGAGGGAGCGACGGCCATCGACATCGCCCTCACCGTAGAGCAATGA